The Drosophila teissieri strain GT53w chromosome X, Prin_Dtei_1.1, whole genome shotgun sequence genome has a segment encoding these proteins:
- the LOC122625087 gene encoding proton channel OtopLc isoform X6 codes for MGGGEVKVATVDVEGGDNMATLPVSRSHTAGSTDSAEKNNAANKEMELKNVMPQPLQRTSLFIVTSLVYAILLIVVCIAYVISDVTTHRLPVLYYETFFTYLYGVSILFLLYVFCFLLQESSCCNGGNGGSKPKPQPKEKKSKKAKNADPADSKDAKGSKDSGKAAKGAAYQEAPVDAEVAVTPKNVRKRKTTHSDLTHGSFFLRVGAIAFGLGAMIYIGLEFGSFFEIPFDSPCHHILIGVNPLLQMIFTFMQMYFIFMNARLNIHRFKVIARFGLMHVVATNICVWIRTLVKESLLEITIYHQKNEPEAGASSIAHSIRQHALRHAGTVLRTHAGPNSEFEVLDGEDILPKDVYKSDNVLSKLVRNTVDGISKSLGMGGDQAIASTTGGITTTTTTTRAPFTTPNYQWHSTTMARKLKKFITSATTAATTAAGSSSTASSTTISPTISSTTIPSTTISSTTITSSPTFSPFSPSTTTTTTAAALNLETSGSESPFGGLQRILSSAAPPSLAPVDGFGSASAATPTFGSGSGSGLGANAGSFVDSFLASTLSPASSTEGSASIMNNLFGQGPMENSFQTYTDLGHEEATGLVSFENLESLDNIYPAALSSNIGTLNSTACGRIDIMGTIVYDSAPYLYPFIIEYSLIGAVVLYVMWKHIGRYPGRMNDEDLEHRLGGMLSRRAVAMAQQARSGRVDCVGSSKGLFFGLLLLVGALICLILFFVLVRHQQFSLLAIYLADASHCILMAFAILAIIVGFIRVKNLKFRCEEQSNLNDILLRISAFGLFTYSVFSIIAGSLKVLESEPSLLVTTTGGVAVFQVILQLLFIADVSRRRVHLPEHDRSKPGRQIVTFLLICNVAMFAIYTFEAQKVFANPVSRYVQLEFYGFVPWSIIQRITLPLCIFHRFHSAVTLAEIWKTTYKARLE; via the exons ATGGGCGGCGGTGAAGTGAAGGTCGCTACCGTCGACGTCGAGGGCGGGGACAACATGGCCACCTTGCCGGTGTCCCGCTCCCATACCGCCGGCAGCACCGACAGCGCCGAGAAGAACAACGCCGCCAACAAGGAGATGGAGCTGAAGAACGTCATGCCGCAGCCGCTGCAGAG GACATCGCTGTTCATCGTGACCAGCCTGGTGTACGCGATCCTACTGATCGTTGTGTGCATCGCCTACGTAATCAGCGATGTAACCACCCACCGACTGCCGGTTTTGTACTACGAGACATTCTTCACATATCTGTACGGCGTCAGCATACTCTTCCTCCTCTACGTCTTCTGTTTCCTGCTGCAGG AGAGCTCTTGCTGCAATGGCGGCAATGGTGGCAGCAAACCGAAACCCCAGCCCAAGGAGAAGAAGTCGAAGAAAGCCAAAAATGCCGATCCGGCCGATTCGAAGGACGCGAAGGGCTCCAAGGACTCTGGCAAGGCAGCCAAGGGCGCCGCATATCAG GAGGCACCTGTGGACGCCGAGGTGGCCGTCACCCCAAAGAATGTGCGCAAGCGCAAGACAACCCATAGTGATCTGACGCACGGCAGCTTCTTCCTGCGAGTGGGTGCCATTG CTTTCGGCTTGGGCGCCATGATCTACATTGGCCTGGAGTTTGGCTCGTTCTTTGAGATACCCTTCGATTCGCCGTGCCATCACATCCTGATCGGCGTGAATCCGCTGCTCCAGATGATCTTCACCTTCATGCAGATGTACTTCATATTCATGAATGCCCGG CTGAACATCCACCGCTTCAAGGTGATCGCCCGCTTTGGCCTGATGCACGTGGTGGCCACCAACATTTGCGTGTGGATCCGCACGCTGGTTAAGGAGTCGCTGCTGGAGATCACGATCTATCACCAGAAGAACGAGCCGGAGGCCGGCGCCTCCTCCATAGCCCACTCGATCCGGCAGCATGCCCTGCGGCACGCGGGCACCGTGCTGCGCACCCATGCGGGACCCAACAGCGAGTTCGAGGTGCTCGACGGCGAGGACATACTGCCCAAGGATGTGTACAAGAGCGACAATGTGCTGTCCAAGCTGGTGCGCAACACCGTCGATGGCATTTCGAAGAGCCTGGGCATGGGCGGTGACCAGGCGATCGCCAGCACCACTGGCGGCATcaccacgacgacgacgaccacAAGGGCGCCGTTCACCACACCGAACTACCAATGGCACAGCACTACTATGGCCCGCAAGCTGAAGAAGTTTATCACCAGCGCCACCACCGCGGCCACAACGGCggcgggcagcagcagcaccgccagcagcaccaccataTCACCGACCATCAGTAGCACCACCATTCCGTCGACCACCATCAGTAGCACCACCATCACATCGAGCCCCACCTTCAGTCCATTTAGCccatccaccaccaccaccaccaccgctgCCGCCCTGAATCTCGAGACCAGCGGCAGTGAATCGCCCTTCGGCGGCCTGCAGCGCATCCTCTCCAGCGCTGCGCCGCCGAGCCTGGCGCCAGTCGATGGGTTCGGTTCCGCttccgctgccacgcccacattcgGTTCCGGTTCCGGTTCCGGCTTAGGTGCCAATGCCGGCTCCTTCGTAGACAGCTTCCTGGCCAGCACACTGAGCCCGGCCAGCAGCACCGAGGGCTCGGCCAGCATCATGAACAACCTCTTCGGCCAGGGACCGATGGAGAACAGCTTCCAGACGTACACCGATCTCGGCCACGAGGAGGCCACCGGTCTGGTGAGCTTCGAGAATCTGGAGAGCCTGGACAACATATACCCGGCGGCGCTGTCCTCCAATATCGGCACACTCAACTCCACCGCCTGCGGCCGCATCGACATAATGGGCACCATTGTCTACGATTCGGCGCCCTACCTCTATCCGTTCATCATCGAGTATTCGCTGATCGGGGCGGTGGTGTTGTATGTCATGTGGAAGCACATCGGCCGCTATCCGGGCCGCATGAACGACGAGGATCTGGAGCATCGGCTGGGGGGGATGCTGTCGCGTCGAGCGGTGGCCATGGCGCAGCAGGCGCGATCCGGACGCGTCGACTGCGTCGGCTCGTCGAAGGGCCTATTCTTTgggctcctgctgctggtcgGGGCCCTCATCTGCCTGATACTCTTCTTCGTCTTGGTGCGCCATCAGCAGTTCTCGCTGTTGGCCATTTACCTCGCCGACGCCAGCCACTGCATCCTGATGGCCTTCGCCATACTGGCCATTATTGTGGGATTCATCAG ggTCAAGAACCTGAAGTTCCGCTGCGAGGAGCAGTCGAACCTGAACGACATCTTGCTGCGCATCTCGGCCTTCGGCCTGTTCACCTACTCCGTGTTCAGCATCATTGCCGGCAGCTTGAAGGTGCTGGAGAGCGAGCCCAGCCTGCTGGTGACGACCACCGGTGGCGTGGCCGTCTTCCAGGTgatcctgcagctgctgttcaTCGCGGACGTGTCCCGCCGTCGCGTCCACCTGCCGGAGCACGACCGGAGCAAGCCGGGCCGCCAGATTGTCACGTTCCTTCTCATCTGCAACGTGGCCATGTTCGCCATCTACACATTCGAAGCTCAAAAAGTATTCGCCAATCCTGTAAGTAGATAT GTTCAGCTGGAGTTCTACGGCTTTGTGCCCTGGTCGATCATCCAGCGCATCACACTGCCGCTGTGCATCTTCCATCGATTCCACAGCGCCGTGACACTCGCCGAGATCTGGAAGACCACCTACAAGGCACGCCTGGAGTAA
- the LOC122625087 gene encoding proton channel OtopLc isoform X2 — MQRCPYIHEMRERLLDQPRETLQLENMERANLLDNRQSASESNQVGTVVKLQGDGYHTSPAHQRTPLVPHDLGEDFNLDFDDDFPIDARRPKNANDKHPAVLTRPQQRTSLFIVTSLVYAILLIVVCIAYVISDVTTHRLPVLYYETFFTYLYGVSILFLLYVFCFLLQESSCCNGGNGGSKPKPQPKEKKSKKAKNADPADSKDAKGSKDSGKAAKGAAYQEAPVDAEVAVTPKNVRKRKTTHSDLTHGSFFLRVGAIAFGLGAMIYIGLEFGSFFEIPFDSPCHHILIGVNPLLQMIFTFMQMYFIFMNARLNIHRFKVIARFGLMHVVATNICVWIRTLVKESLLEITIYHQKNEPEAGASSIAHSIRQHALRHAGTVLRTHAGPNSEFEVLDGEDILPKDVYKSDNVLSKLVRNTVDGISKSLGMGGDQAIASTTGGITTTTTTTRAPFTTPNYQWHSTTMARKLKKFITSATTAATTAAGSSSTASSTTISPTISSTTIPSTTISSTTITSSPTFSPFSPSTTTTTTAAALNLETSGSESPFGGLQRILSSAAPPSLAPVDGFGSASAATPTFGSGSGSGLGANAGSFVDSFLASTLSPASSTEGSASIMNNLFGQGPMENSFQTYTDLGHEEATGLVSFENLESLDNIYPAALSSNIGTLNSTACGRIDIMGTIVYDSAPYLYPFIIEYSLIGAVVLYVMWKHIGRYPGRMNDEDLEHRLGGMLSRRAVAMAQQARSGRVDCVGSSKGLFFGLLLLVGALICLILFFVLVRHQQFSLLAIYLADASHCILMAFAILAIIVGFIRVKNLKFRCEEQSNLNDILLRISAFGLFTYSVFSIIAGSLKVLESEPSLLVTTTGGVAVFQVILQLLFIADVSRRRVHLPEHDRSKPGRQIVTFLLICNVAMFAIYTFEAQKVFANPVQLEFYGFVPWSIIQRITLPLCIFHRFHSAVTLAEIWKTTYKARLE, encoded by the exons ATGCAGCGGTGTCCCTACATTCATGAGATGCGCGAAAGATTACTGGACCAGCCGCGGGAGACACTACAACTGGAGAACATGGAGCGGGCCAATCTGCTCGACAACCGCCAATCGGCATCCGAATCCAACCAGGTCGGCACTGTGGTCAAG CTGCAGGGCGATGGCTACCACACGAGTCCTGCCCACCAGCGTACTCCACTAGTGCCGCACGATCTCGGCGAGGACTTCAATTTGGATTTCGACGATGATTTTCCGATCGATGCGCGCCGACCGAAAAATGCCAA CGACAAACATCCAGCGGTTCTGACGCGCCCACAGCAAAG GACATCGCTGTTCATCGTGACCAGCCTGGTGTACGCGATCCTACTGATCGTTGTGTGCATCGCCTACGTAATCAGCGATGTAACCACCCACCGACTGCCGGTTTTGTACTACGAGACATTCTTCACATATCTGTACGGCGTCAGCATACTCTTCCTCCTCTACGTCTTCTGTTTCCTGCTGCAGG AGAGCTCTTGCTGCAATGGCGGCAATGGTGGCAGCAAACCGAAACCCCAGCCCAAGGAGAAGAAGTCGAAGAAAGCCAAAAATGCCGATCCGGCCGATTCGAAGGACGCGAAGGGCTCCAAGGACTCTGGCAAGGCAGCCAAGGGCGCCGCATATCAG GAGGCACCTGTGGACGCCGAGGTGGCCGTCACCCCAAAGAATGTGCGCAAGCGCAAGACAACCCATAGTGATCTGACGCACGGCAGCTTCTTCCTGCGAGTGGGTGCCATTG CTTTCGGCTTGGGCGCCATGATCTACATTGGCCTGGAGTTTGGCTCGTTCTTTGAGATACCCTTCGATTCGCCGTGCCATCACATCCTGATCGGCGTGAATCCGCTGCTCCAGATGATCTTCACCTTCATGCAGATGTACTTCATATTCATGAATGCCCGG CTGAACATCCACCGCTTCAAGGTGATCGCCCGCTTTGGCCTGATGCACGTGGTGGCCACCAACATTTGCGTGTGGATCCGCACGCTGGTTAAGGAGTCGCTGCTGGAGATCACGATCTATCACCAGAAGAACGAGCCGGAGGCCGGCGCCTCCTCCATAGCCCACTCGATCCGGCAGCATGCCCTGCGGCACGCGGGCACCGTGCTGCGCACCCATGCGGGACCCAACAGCGAGTTCGAGGTGCTCGACGGCGAGGACATACTGCCCAAGGATGTGTACAAGAGCGACAATGTGCTGTCCAAGCTGGTGCGCAACACCGTCGATGGCATTTCGAAGAGCCTGGGCATGGGCGGTGACCAGGCGATCGCCAGCACCACTGGCGGCATcaccacgacgacgacgaccacAAGGGCGCCGTTCACCACACCGAACTACCAATGGCACAGCACTACTATGGCCCGCAAGCTGAAGAAGTTTATCACCAGCGCCACCACCGCGGCCACAACGGCggcgggcagcagcagcaccgccagcagcaccaccataTCACCGACCATCAGTAGCACCACCATTCCGTCGACCACCATCAGTAGCACCACCATCACATCGAGCCCCACCTTCAGTCCATTTAGCccatccaccaccaccaccaccaccgctgCCGCCCTGAATCTCGAGACCAGCGGCAGTGAATCGCCCTTCGGCGGCCTGCAGCGCATCCTCTCCAGCGCTGCGCCGCCGAGCCTGGCGCCAGTCGATGGGTTCGGTTCCGCttccgctgccacgcccacattcgGTTCCGGTTCCGGTTCCGGCTTAGGTGCCAATGCCGGCTCCTTCGTAGACAGCTTCCTGGCCAGCACACTGAGCCCGGCCAGCAGCACCGAGGGCTCGGCCAGCATCATGAACAACCTCTTCGGCCAGGGACCGATGGAGAACAGCTTCCAGACGTACACCGATCTCGGCCACGAGGAGGCCACCGGTCTGGTGAGCTTCGAGAATCTGGAGAGCCTGGACAACATATACCCGGCGGCGCTGTCCTCCAATATCGGCACACTCAACTCCACCGCCTGCGGCCGCATCGACATAATGGGCACCATTGTCTACGATTCGGCGCCCTACCTCTATCCGTTCATCATCGAGTATTCGCTGATCGGGGCGGTGGTGTTGTATGTCATGTGGAAGCACATCGGCCGCTATCCGGGCCGCATGAACGACGAGGATCTGGAGCATCGGCTGGGGGGGATGCTGTCGCGTCGAGCGGTGGCCATGGCGCAGCAGGCGCGATCCGGACGCGTCGACTGCGTCGGCTCGTCGAAGGGCCTATTCTTTgggctcctgctgctggtcgGGGCCCTCATCTGCCTGATACTCTTCTTCGTCTTGGTGCGCCATCAGCAGTTCTCGCTGTTGGCCATTTACCTCGCCGACGCCAGCCACTGCATCCTGATGGCCTTCGCCATACTGGCCATTATTGTGGGATTCATCAG ggTCAAGAACCTGAAGTTCCGCTGCGAGGAGCAGTCGAACCTGAACGACATCTTGCTGCGCATCTCGGCCTTCGGCCTGTTCACCTACTCCGTGTTCAGCATCATTGCCGGCAGCTTGAAGGTGCTGGAGAGCGAGCCCAGCCTGCTGGTGACGACCACCGGTGGCGTGGCCGTCTTCCAGGTgatcctgcagctgctgttcaTCGCGGACGTGTCCCGCCGTCGCGTCCACCTGCCGGAGCACGACCGGAGCAAGCCGGGCCGCCAGATTGTCACGTTCCTTCTCATCTGCAACGTGGCCATGTTCGCCATCTACACATTCGAAGCTCAAAAAGTATTCGCCAATCCT GTTCAGCTGGAGTTCTACGGCTTTGTGCCCTGGTCGATCATCCAGCGCATCACACTGCCGCTGTGCATCTTCCATCGATTCCACAGCGCCGTGACACTCGCCGAGATCTGGAAGACCACCTACAAGGCACGCCTGGAGTAA
- the LOC122625087 gene encoding proton channel OtopLc isoform X4 has translation MQRCPYIHEMRERLLDQPRETLQLENMERANLLDNRQSASESNQVGTVVKLQGDGYHTSPAHQRTPLVPHDLGEDFNLDFDDDFPIDARRPKNAKTSLFIVTSLVYAILLIVVCIAYVISDVTTHRLPVLYYETFFTYLYGVSILFLLYVFCFLLQESSCCNGGNGGSKPKPQPKEKKSKKAKNADPADSKDAKGSKDSGKAAKGAAYQEAPVDAEVAVTPKNVRKRKTTHSDLTHGSFFLRVGAIAFGLGAMIYIGLEFGSFFEIPFDSPCHHILIGVNPLLQMIFTFMQMYFIFMNARLNIHRFKVIARFGLMHVVATNICVWIRTLVKESLLEITIYHQKNEPEAGASSIAHSIRQHALRHAGTVLRTHAGPNSEFEVLDGEDILPKDVYKSDNVLSKLVRNTVDGISKSLGMGGDQAIASTTGGITTTTTTTRAPFTTPNYQWHSTTMARKLKKFITSATTAATTAAGSSSTASSTTISPTISSTTIPSTTISSTTITSSPTFSPFSPSTTTTTTAAALNLETSGSESPFGGLQRILSSAAPPSLAPVDGFGSASAATPTFGSGSGSGLGANAGSFVDSFLASTLSPASSTEGSASIMNNLFGQGPMENSFQTYTDLGHEEATGLVSFENLESLDNIYPAALSSNIGTLNSTACGRIDIMGTIVYDSAPYLYPFIIEYSLIGAVVLYVMWKHIGRYPGRMNDEDLEHRLGGMLSRRAVAMAQQARSGRVDCVGSSKGLFFGLLLLVGALICLILFFVLVRHQQFSLLAIYLADASHCILMAFAILAIIVGFIRVKNLKFRCEEQSNLNDILLRISAFGLFTYSVFSIIAGSLKVLESEPSLLVTTTGGVAVFQVILQLLFIADVSRRRVHLPEHDRSKPGRQIVTFLLICNVAMFAIYTFEAQKVFANPVSRYVQLEFYGFVPWSIIQRITLPLCIFHRFHSAVTLAEIWKTTYKARLE, from the exons ATGCAGCGGTGTCCCTACATTCATGAGATGCGCGAAAGATTACTGGACCAGCCGCGGGAGACACTACAACTGGAGAACATGGAGCGGGCCAATCTGCTCGACAACCGCCAATCGGCATCCGAATCCAACCAGGTCGGCACTGTGGTCAAG CTGCAGGGCGATGGCTACCACACGAGTCCTGCCCACCAGCGTACTCCACTAGTGCCGCACGATCTCGGCGAGGACTTCAATTTGGATTTCGACGATGATTTTCCGATCGATGCGCGCCGACCGAAAAATGCCAA GACATCGCTGTTCATCGTGACCAGCCTGGTGTACGCGATCCTACTGATCGTTGTGTGCATCGCCTACGTAATCAGCGATGTAACCACCCACCGACTGCCGGTTTTGTACTACGAGACATTCTTCACATATCTGTACGGCGTCAGCATACTCTTCCTCCTCTACGTCTTCTGTTTCCTGCTGCAGG AGAGCTCTTGCTGCAATGGCGGCAATGGTGGCAGCAAACCGAAACCCCAGCCCAAGGAGAAGAAGTCGAAGAAAGCCAAAAATGCCGATCCGGCCGATTCGAAGGACGCGAAGGGCTCCAAGGACTCTGGCAAGGCAGCCAAGGGCGCCGCATATCAG GAGGCACCTGTGGACGCCGAGGTGGCCGTCACCCCAAAGAATGTGCGCAAGCGCAAGACAACCCATAGTGATCTGACGCACGGCAGCTTCTTCCTGCGAGTGGGTGCCATTG CTTTCGGCTTGGGCGCCATGATCTACATTGGCCTGGAGTTTGGCTCGTTCTTTGAGATACCCTTCGATTCGCCGTGCCATCACATCCTGATCGGCGTGAATCCGCTGCTCCAGATGATCTTCACCTTCATGCAGATGTACTTCATATTCATGAATGCCCGG CTGAACATCCACCGCTTCAAGGTGATCGCCCGCTTTGGCCTGATGCACGTGGTGGCCACCAACATTTGCGTGTGGATCCGCACGCTGGTTAAGGAGTCGCTGCTGGAGATCACGATCTATCACCAGAAGAACGAGCCGGAGGCCGGCGCCTCCTCCATAGCCCACTCGATCCGGCAGCATGCCCTGCGGCACGCGGGCACCGTGCTGCGCACCCATGCGGGACCCAACAGCGAGTTCGAGGTGCTCGACGGCGAGGACATACTGCCCAAGGATGTGTACAAGAGCGACAATGTGCTGTCCAAGCTGGTGCGCAACACCGTCGATGGCATTTCGAAGAGCCTGGGCATGGGCGGTGACCAGGCGATCGCCAGCACCACTGGCGGCATcaccacgacgacgacgaccacAAGGGCGCCGTTCACCACACCGAACTACCAATGGCACAGCACTACTATGGCCCGCAAGCTGAAGAAGTTTATCACCAGCGCCACCACCGCGGCCACAACGGCggcgggcagcagcagcaccgccagcagcaccaccataTCACCGACCATCAGTAGCACCACCATTCCGTCGACCACCATCAGTAGCACCACCATCACATCGAGCCCCACCTTCAGTCCATTTAGCccatccaccaccaccaccaccaccgctgCCGCCCTGAATCTCGAGACCAGCGGCAGTGAATCGCCCTTCGGCGGCCTGCAGCGCATCCTCTCCAGCGCTGCGCCGCCGAGCCTGGCGCCAGTCGATGGGTTCGGTTCCGCttccgctgccacgcccacattcgGTTCCGGTTCCGGTTCCGGCTTAGGTGCCAATGCCGGCTCCTTCGTAGACAGCTTCCTGGCCAGCACACTGAGCCCGGCCAGCAGCACCGAGGGCTCGGCCAGCATCATGAACAACCTCTTCGGCCAGGGACCGATGGAGAACAGCTTCCAGACGTACACCGATCTCGGCCACGAGGAGGCCACCGGTCTGGTGAGCTTCGAGAATCTGGAGAGCCTGGACAACATATACCCGGCGGCGCTGTCCTCCAATATCGGCACACTCAACTCCACCGCCTGCGGCCGCATCGACATAATGGGCACCATTGTCTACGATTCGGCGCCCTACCTCTATCCGTTCATCATCGAGTATTCGCTGATCGGGGCGGTGGTGTTGTATGTCATGTGGAAGCACATCGGCCGCTATCCGGGCCGCATGAACGACGAGGATCTGGAGCATCGGCTGGGGGGGATGCTGTCGCGTCGAGCGGTGGCCATGGCGCAGCAGGCGCGATCCGGACGCGTCGACTGCGTCGGCTCGTCGAAGGGCCTATTCTTTgggctcctgctgctggtcgGGGCCCTCATCTGCCTGATACTCTTCTTCGTCTTGGTGCGCCATCAGCAGTTCTCGCTGTTGGCCATTTACCTCGCCGACGCCAGCCACTGCATCCTGATGGCCTTCGCCATACTGGCCATTATTGTGGGATTCATCAG ggTCAAGAACCTGAAGTTCCGCTGCGAGGAGCAGTCGAACCTGAACGACATCTTGCTGCGCATCTCGGCCTTCGGCCTGTTCACCTACTCCGTGTTCAGCATCATTGCCGGCAGCTTGAAGGTGCTGGAGAGCGAGCCCAGCCTGCTGGTGACGACCACCGGTGGCGTGGCCGTCTTCCAGGTgatcctgcagctgctgttcaTCGCGGACGTGTCCCGCCGTCGCGTCCACCTGCCGGAGCACGACCGGAGCAAGCCGGGCCGCCAGATTGTCACGTTCCTTCTCATCTGCAACGTGGCCATGTTCGCCATCTACACATTCGAAGCTCAAAAAGTATTCGCCAATCCTGTAAGTAGATAT GTTCAGCTGGAGTTCTACGGCTTTGTGCCCTGGTCGATCATCCAGCGCATCACACTGCCGCTGTGCATCTTCCATCGATTCCACAGCGCCGTGACACTCGCCGAGATCTGGAAGACCACCTACAAGGCACGCCTGGAGTAA